The sequence ACCAATCAATGGAGGTACGTTTATAATGAAAATCAGACTAGGATTATTATACGGCGGAAAATCTGCAGAACATAAAGTATCCATGCAAACAGCACTAGCGGTCATCAAGGCGCTGGATGCATCTAAATTTGATATACATCCGATTTACATAAATGAAGAAGGGCAGTGGATCAAAGGGCCCCAACTCGAAGGACCTGTTGATTCTGTGAAACAGCTGGAATTTGGAGCAAATGAAGGAGCAATTGAAGCGACTGGATTCAATAGCATTGTTGCTCAGGATTCTAGCGAAGGTTTTGACGTTGTATTCCCGCTCTTGCACGGACCAAATGGTGAGGATGGAACGGTACAAGGATTGTTAGAGCTATTGAATATCCCTTATGTAGGAAATGGTGTTCTTGCCTCTTCTGCTGGAATGGATAAAGTCATTATGAAGAATATTTTTGCACAGGCAGGACTTACTCAAGTTGGGTACTCATCCTACCTGCGTTCTGAATATACAGGTAATGAAGAGGCTGTATGTGATGAAGTGGAAAAAGAAATCGGTTATCCATGCTTTGTCAAACCGGCTAATCTTGGTTCAAGTGTCGGAATCAGCAAGGCAGATAATCGTGAAGAGCTGCTTGCTGCATTTGCGGAAGCATTCCAATTCGACCGCAAAGTCATCATTGAAGAAGGTGTTAAGGCGCGAGAGGTTGAACTTGGTGTAATTGGCAACGATCATCCGGAGGTATCTGTCGCTGGTGAAATTATTCCGAAAAAAGATTTCTATGATTATAAGGCAAAATATGAAGATGGAGACACAGCATTAGTAATCCCGGCTGAACTCACGGAAGAGGAATATGCCAACCTAAAGGAAATGGCTGTTAAAGCGTATAAAGCATTGGATTGCTCTGGATTGGTGAGAGCGGACTTTTTCCTCACTGGCGATGGTAAAGCGTATATCAATGAAGTGAATACAATGCCTGGTTTCACGCCGTTTAGCATGTTCCCGCTTCTTTGGAAGCATACAGGTGTTGATTATCCGGAATTAATTGAAAAACTCATTCAATTAGCGCTTGACCGCCATGCAGAGAAACAAAAAATTAAATATACCATTTAAGTCTTAAATGGGGCAAAAAGGGTAAGTACATACTAATTGGTATGTACTTACCTGAATTTCAGGGATGAAAAAGTGTAATGGAGGATTAAAATGATAAAACGTACACTAGCTGAAATAGCAGCCATGGTAAAGGGCCAGATTCATGACTCTGTGAAAGATGTCATGGTCGCCGGAGTAACGAATGATACAAGAAAAATCACGGATTCTAATCTTTTCGTGCCCCTTCAAGGAGAGAAGAGCAATGGGCATGATCATGTCCTGCAAGCGTTTGAGCGAGGAGCTTCAGCGAGCCTTTGGGAACATAATCAGCCAAACCCTCCGGAAGGGGCAGCTCTCATCTTTGTTGAGGATAGCCTGAAGGCATTGCAGCAACTGGCAAAGGCCTATTTAAATGAGCTTGAAGCAAAGGTGATTGGCATCACGGGCTCTAATGGAAAGACAACGACAAAGGACATGACGGCCTCCATCCTTGGAATAAAATATCGCGTGCATAAGACAAACGGGAATTACAATAATCATATCGGTTTGCCGCTTACAGTATTATCCGCTCCCGAAGATACGGAAATGCTTATCCTGGAGATGGGGATGAGCAGCCGCGGAGAAATCTCCCTTCTATCTAGAATTGGACAACCTGATGCAGCCATTATCACCAACATTGGGGAATCCCATCTGCTTGATCTTGGTTCAAGGGAAGGAATTGCCGAAGCAAAGATGGAGATTGTTGAAGGACTCAAACCGGAAGGCGTTCTCATCTATAATGGTGATGAACCGCTCCTTATAAATCGAATAGGGGAGGTTGCATCCCGGAAAATCTCCTTTGGAAGAAGCATCACGAATGACTATTACCCTGCTGATATACAGCCTGGCCAGGATGAAATGAACTTCACGATCGAAAAGGAAGGAATGCATTCATTCCAGCTGCCGGTGCTTGGAACTCATAATGTGCTTAATTCTTTGGCAGCCATCGCTGTCGGAAGAGAAATGGGCATTTCTTATGAAGAGATTGCCAGAGGGCTTCGTGAGCTAAAGCTGACGAATATGCGTATGGAAGTATCCTTCGGCGCAAATGGCGAGAAAATCATCAATGATGCCTATAACGCGAGCCCAACCTCAATGAAGGCGGCGATTGAGCTTGTTAAGGGAATGACGGATGCAACGAAGAAGATTCTCGTGCTAGGTGATATGCTCGAATTAGGGCCAGAGGAAGCAGAGTACCACTATAAGATGGGTGAACTCATAACCGAAGAAATTGATTATGTATTGGCTTATGGAAATCTGTCTGTGAATCTTGCAGAAGGTGCGAAGGCGAACCTTGGCCCTGAGCGAGTCTTCCACTTTGAGGAGAAAGAGGAACTCGTTCATAAATTAAAAGAGCTGACAGAGCCCCATGCTCTTGTTCTTGTGAAAGCCTCCCGCGGCATGAGGCTTGAAGAGGTAGTTAAAGCCCTATAGACTTGAGCCAAAAAGAAGTCATCCATTTGCTGCTAAAGGCGTGAAAGGGTGACTTCTTTATTATTTTTATAAATGTCATTATAATTAAAATAAGGAAATGGGTATTATATTATAGAGACAAATTAGGGGTATATAAATGATTGGATGCCTTTTTATTCATGGATTTACTGGTTCCCCGTGGGAAGTGGAGCCATTGATGGAATATATTCAAGAGAACACCAATTGGACAATAGCCTGTCCTGTCCTTCCCGGACATGAAGAAGGAGGCAGTCTGAAGGGTGTGTCCTATACAGAATGGCTTGATGCCGCGAGCAAGGCGCTTGATGAACTACAGAGGCATTGTGATACAATTTATTTGATTGGTTTCTCTATGGGGGGCATGATTGCCTCGACTTTAGCCGTTAATCAACCGATTGATAAATTAGTTTTGCTCAGTCCGGCAGTCTTTTATTACTCGCCGAAGCAGCTCTCCGTTGAATTAAGGGCACTAATGCAGGAAATGCTCCAAGGAAAACTTAAAGAAAATGCTCTATACATCCGCTACCATGCAAAAATAAAACACACCCCGATATCTGCAGCCATGCAATTCAGAAAGCTGGTCAGGAACTACAGGCCCCATTTGCCAGATATCTCGATGCCTGTCTTTATAGCGCATGGTCTGCAAGATGGTATTGTCCACTATAAAAGCACACAATATCTCTATGATACAGTCGCATCCAAAGATAAAACGGCCCTTTGGCTCGATGGATGCAATCATTTGATTTGTCATTGTGAGAATAATGAATGGCTCTTTAAACAAGTGCATGAGTTCTTGTGTAAATAAAGCACCCAAACATATATTAGCAGTACACAATATTTGCAATCCGGCAATGTATTTGTTAACATAAGTTAAATACATGCGTTTCATGAACATTTTCCAAATGAATTGGACCTTATGAACTCATGCTGCCGGAGGTACTTTCGGCCGCTTTTTTTTATGAGATCGAACCCTGTGCGACAGGTATGATAAACCCACACTTTATCCTGTTAGACAGGACTGAAAAATATATTGAAGCAATTGTTAAAATAACACCTATTGAAAAAGGGGTAGAAAAATTAATGGCATTATTTAGTGAATTAGGAATTAGCCGTAACACGTTGAAAGCAGTAGAAAAAATGGGCTTTGAGGAAGCGACACCAATCCAGTCTGAAACAATTCCGCTCGCATTAGAAGGCGGAGACTTAATCGGTCAAGCGCAAACGGGTACTGGTAAAACAGCCGCATTTGGTATTCCAATGATTGAGAAAATCGATGTTTCTAAGGATGAAATCCAAGGTCTTATTATTGCTCCGACACGTGAGCTTGCAATTCAGGTTTCAGAAGAACTTTACAAAATTGGCGCAGGCAATCGTGCGCGTGTACTTGCTGTTTATGGCGGACAAGATATCTCTCGCCAAATCCGTGCGTTAAAGAAACGCCCGCATATCATTGTTGGGACACCTGGCCGTCTACTTGACCACATCAACAGAAAGACAATCCGTTTGAATACTGTTCATACAGTTGTTCTTGATGAAGCAGATGAAATGCTAAACATGGGATTCATTGAAGATATTGAATCCATCTTGTCTTCCGTGCCAGATGACCATCAAACATTGCTTTTCTCTGCGACAATGCCAGATCCAATCCGTCGTATTGCGGAAAGATTCATGCATGAACCAAAAACGGTTCGCGTCAAAGCAAGAGAAATGACAGTGCCGGCTATCAGCCAATACTATGTTCGTGTTCCTGAAAGAGAAAAATTCGATACATTAACACGCTTGATTGACATTCACACACCTGAATTGGCTATCGTATTCGGTCGTACAAAACGTCGTGTTGATGAACTTTCAGAGGCTTTGACGGTTCGCGGCTATACAGCAGAAGGGATTCACGGTGACTTAAC comes from Pradoshia eiseniae and encodes:
- a CDS encoding DEAD/DEAH box helicase; this translates as MALFSELGISRNTLKAVEKMGFEEATPIQSETIPLALEGGDLIGQAQTGTGKTAAFGIPMIEKIDVSKDEIQGLIIAPTRELAIQVSEELYKIGAGNRARVLAVYGGQDISRQIRALKKRPHIIVGTPGRLLDHINRKTIRLNTVHTVVLDEADEMLNMGFIEDIESILSSVPDDHQTLLFSATMPDPIRRIAERFMHEPKTVRVKAREMTVPAISQYYVRVPEREKFDTLTRLIDIHTPELAIVFGRTKRRVDELSEALTVRGYTAEGIHGDLTQARRMSVLRKFKEGTIDVLVATDVAARGLDISGVTHVYNFDIPQDPESYVHRIGRTGRAGKEGMAITFVTPREMSYLEVVERTTKKKMERMKAPTVTDALEGQLRTAKEKLYNAASSENLTAYLPLAKEMLEDQTAEDLVAAALKLFVKEPDEKPVTISEERPLPFRKESSYKGKGGSGKRPYNRDGRSGDRRRSGGNSQGGRRKSYSNSKPKNQSK
- a CDS encoding UDP-N-acetylmuramoyl-tripeptide--D-alanyl-D-alanine ligase, which codes for MIKRTLAEIAAMVKGQIHDSVKDVMVAGVTNDTRKITDSNLFVPLQGEKSNGHDHVLQAFERGASASLWEHNQPNPPEGAALIFVEDSLKALQQLAKAYLNELEAKVIGITGSNGKTTTKDMTASILGIKYRVHKTNGNYNNHIGLPLTVLSAPEDTEMLILEMGMSSRGEISLLSRIGQPDAAIITNIGESHLLDLGSREGIAEAKMEIVEGLKPEGVLIYNGDEPLLINRIGEVASRKISFGRSITNDYYPADIQPGQDEMNFTIEKEGMHSFQLPVLGTHNVLNSLAAIAVGREMGISYEEIARGLRELKLTNMRMEVSFGANGEKIINDAYNASPTSMKAAIELVKGMTDATKKILVLGDMLELGPEEAEYHYKMGELITEEIDYVLAYGNLSVNLAEGAKANLGPERVFHFEEKEELVHKLKELTEPHALVLVKASRGMRLEEVVKAL
- a CDS encoding D-alanine--D-alanine ligase, with product MKIRLGLLYGGKSAEHKVSMQTALAVIKALDASKFDIHPIYINEEGQWIKGPQLEGPVDSVKQLEFGANEGAIEATGFNSIVAQDSSEGFDVVFPLLHGPNGEDGTVQGLLELLNIPYVGNGVLASSAGMDKVIMKNIFAQAGLTQVGYSSYLRSEYTGNEEAVCDEVEKEIGYPCFVKPANLGSSVGISKADNREELLAAFAEAFQFDRKVIIEEGVKAREVELGVIGNDHPEVSVAGEIIPKKDFYDYKAKYEDGDTALVIPAELTEEEYANLKEMAVKAYKALDCSGLVRADFFLTGDGKAYINEVNTMPGFTPFSMFPLLWKHTGVDYPELIEKLIQLALDRHAEKQKIKYTI
- a CDS encoding alpha/beta hydrolase is translated as MIGCLFIHGFTGSPWEVEPLMEYIQENTNWTIACPVLPGHEEGGSLKGVSYTEWLDAASKALDELQRHCDTIYLIGFSMGGMIASTLAVNQPIDKLVLLSPAVFYYSPKQLSVELRALMQEMLQGKLKENALYIRYHAKIKHTPISAAMQFRKLVRNYRPHLPDISMPVFIAHGLQDGIVHYKSTQYLYDTVASKDKTALWLDGCNHLICHCENNEWLFKQVHEFLCK